The following coding sequences lie in one Caproicibacterium argilliputei genomic window:
- a CDS encoding class I SAM-dependent methyltransferase, translating into MRTADWQDYELIDTSGGERLERWGDVLLIRPDPQIIWETPRKDPRWKQAGARYIRSSSGGGHWEILRGVPPVWNIGWQGMTFRLKTMGFKHTGIFPEQAVNWQYAMEKIRAAHRPVSVLNLFGYTGAASLACAKAGAKVCHVDASKGMVQWAKENAAASGLSDRPVRWLVDDCMKFVQREQRRGHRYDAVIMDPPSYGRGPGGEVWKLEEQLYALVQMCIPILSEQPLFFLLNSYTTGLSPAVMEYLLGVMLQPRFGGQVSAGEIGLRVSSTGRSLPCGSTAIAEF; encoded by the coding sequence ATGCGTACCGCAGATTGGCAGGATTACGAGTTGATTGACACTTCCGGCGGCGAGCGGCTGGAGCGCTGGGGCGATGTGCTGCTGATTCGCCCCGATCCGCAGATTATCTGGGAAACACCCCGAAAGGATCCGCGCTGGAAGCAGGCGGGCGCACGCTACATCCGCTCCAGCTCCGGCGGCGGGCACTGGGAAATTCTGCGCGGTGTGCCGCCGGTGTGGAACATCGGCTGGCAGGGCATGACGTTTCGGCTCAAAACCATGGGGTTTAAGCACACCGGCATTTTTCCGGAGCAGGCGGTCAACTGGCAGTACGCGATGGAGAAAATCCGCGCCGCGCACCGCCCGGTCAGTGTGCTGAATTTGTTTGGCTACACCGGTGCGGCGTCCCTTGCGTGCGCAAAGGCGGGGGCAAAAGTCTGCCATGTGGATGCAAGCAAGGGCATGGTACAGTGGGCAAAGGAAAATGCTGCCGCAAGCGGCCTTTCGGACCGACCGGTGCGCTGGCTGGTGGATGACTGCATGAAGTTTGTGCAGCGCGAGCAGCGGCGCGGTCACCGCTATGATGCGGTGATTATGGACCCGCCCAGCTACGGGCGCGGCCCCGGCGGCGAGGTGTGGAAGCTGGAAGAGCAGCTGTATGCGCTGGTGCAGATGTGCATTCCGATTCTCAGCGAGCAGCCGTTGTTTTTCCTGCTGAATTCCTACACGACCGGCCTTTCTCCGGCGGTGATGGAGTACCTGCTGGGGGTCATGCTGCAGCCGCGCTTCGGCGGGCAGGTTTCTGCCGGCGAAATCGGCCTGCGGGTCAGCAGTACGGGCAGAAGCCTGCCCTGCGGCAGTACGGCGATTGCCGAATTTTAA
- the truA gene encoding tRNA pseudouridine(38-40) synthase TruA, producing MRNLLLTLCFDGAAYHGWQIQPNALTVQEVLQNALYKVLQETPSLKGCSRTDAGVHARMFCVSFQTQRQIPCGRLLCAVNHFLPPDVAVTACREVPEAFHARFSCKGKQYVYQIWNAPVRSPFLRNRALHYWYPLDEAKLNAAAGYYVGAHDFTSFCTQDGRKMGSFVRTVTQAQVQREGDLVTFTVAADGFLYNMVRILTGTLLYVAQGKLAPQEIPKIFAARKRSFAGPTAPPQGLYLNRVDYEEAQLHA from the coding sequence GTGCGCAATCTTCTTTTGACGCTTTGTTTTGACGGCGCCGCCTACCACGGCTGGCAGATTCAGCCGAATGCGCTGACGGTGCAGGAAGTCCTGCAAAATGCACTGTATAAGGTGCTGCAGGAAACGCCGAGCCTGAAAGGCTGCTCCCGCACAGACGCGGGGGTGCACGCGCGGATGTTCTGCGTGTCGTTCCAAACACAGCGGCAGATTCCCTGCGGGAGGCTGCTGTGTGCGGTCAACCACTTTTTGCCGCCGGACGTGGCGGTGACTGCCTGCCGGGAAGTGCCGGAGGCGTTTCATGCCCGCTTTTCCTGTAAGGGGAAGCAGTATGTTTATCAAATCTGGAACGCACCGGTGCGCAGCCCGTTTCTGCGGAACCGCGCGCTGCATTACTGGTATCCGCTGGATGAAGCGAAGCTGAACGCGGCGGCGGGGTATTACGTCGGTGCGCACGATTTCACCTCGTTCTGTACGCAGGACGGCAGGAAGATGGGCAGCTTTGTGCGTACGGTTACACAGGCGCAGGTGCAGCGCGAGGGAGACCTCGTTACGTTTACGGTGGCGGCAGATGGGTTTTTGTACAACATGGTGCGTATCTTGACCGGAACGCTGCTGTACGTGGCGCAGGGCAAGCTTGCACCGCAGGAGATACCGAAAATTTTCGCGGCAAGGAAGCGTTCCTTTGCGGGGCCGACTGCCCCGCCGCAGGGATTGTACCTGAACCGTGTGGATTATGAGGAGGCACAGCTGCATGCATAA
- the ruvC gene encoding crossover junction endodeoxyribonuclease RuvC: protein MIVLGIDPGYAIVGWGVLRAEAGRYIPLASGAVLTPAGMPFGQRLQQIYEELTAVLQKWQPQAAAIEKLYFQNNKTTGIGVAEARGVILLACQQAGCAVYEYTPMQVKQAVTGYGRAKKPQVMEMTRRLLHLKEVPKPDDTADALAMAITHGQASISAMRRRTLEAFRQ from the coding sequence GTGATTGTTTTGGGTATCGACCCCGGCTACGCAATCGTGGGCTGGGGTGTGCTGCGCGCAGAGGCCGGGCGGTACATCCCATTGGCCTCCGGCGCGGTGCTGACCCCGGCGGGGATGCCTTTCGGTCAGCGGCTGCAGCAGATTTATGAGGAACTGACAGCGGTGCTGCAGAAGTGGCAGCCACAGGCGGCCGCGATTGAAAAGCTGTACTTCCAGAACAACAAGACAACCGGCATTGGTGTGGCGGAGGCGCGCGGCGTGATTCTGCTTGCCTGCCAGCAGGCGGGCTGTGCGGTGTATGAATATACGCCCATGCAGGTGAAGCAGGCGGTCACCGGCTATGGCCGGGCGAAAAAGCCGCAGGTCATGGAGATGACGCGGCGGCTGCTGCACTTAAAAGAAGTGCCGAAGCCGGATGATACCGCCGATGCGCTCGCCATGGCCATTACGCACGGGCAGGCAAGCATCAGTGCCATGCGCCGCCGCACGCTGGAGGCTTTCCGCCAGTAA
- the ruvA gene encoding Holliday junction branch migration protein RuvA: protein MFYSIKGTLTHVEPNIAVVECGGVGFLCRTTMHTQKVLPPLGQETKLFTHLNVREDALELFGFATQAELNCFKLLTNISGVGPKVGLAILSTLTPEQVAAAAATGNSKAFTSANGVGPKLGQRIVLELKDKVKSMQAADAGLSSLPAGVPSAAGNAEAAVSALTVLGYSNSEAASAVARLDSSLPVEELIRLALRGFASGQ, encoded by the coding sequence ATGTTTTACAGTATTAAAGGAACACTGACCCATGTCGAGCCGAACATCGCGGTGGTCGAGTGTGGCGGTGTCGGCTTTTTGTGCCGCACAACCATGCATACGCAGAAAGTCCTGCCGCCGCTGGGGCAGGAGACGAAACTTTTCACGCACCTGAATGTGCGTGAAGATGCTCTGGAACTTTTCGGCTTTGCAACCCAGGCGGAGCTGAACTGCTTTAAGCTTTTAACCAATATCAGCGGCGTCGGTCCGAAAGTCGGCCTGGCGATTCTTTCCACGCTGACGCCGGAGCAGGTGGCTGCCGCCGCCGCAACCGGCAACAGCAAGGCGTTTACCAGTGCAAACGGGGTCGGCCCAAAGCTGGGGCAGCGCATTGTACTGGAATTAAAAGACAAGGTGAAGTCCATGCAGGCGGCGGATGCCGGTTTATCGTCGCTGCCCGCAGGGGTGCCGTCTGCCGCCGGCAATGCGGAGGCTGCGGTCAGTGCGCTGACGGTGCTGGGTTACTCCAACAGCGAAGCTGCCAGCGCGGTGGCGCGGCTGGACAGCAGCCTGCCGGTGGAGGAACTGATTCGGCTGGCGCTGCGGGGCTTTGCTTCCGGTCAGTAA
- the glmM gene encoding phosphoglucosamine mutase, whose amino-acid sequence MGRLFGTDGVRGIANSELTCEMALKIGRAAAFVLTDSGNRHPKILIGKDTRISSDMLEASITAGLCSVGADVVQLGVIPTPAVAFLVGKYKADAGVMLTASHNPCEFNGIKIFSGDGYKLPDALEDEIERIVLEGSETLPMPVGGDIGTVTVAPNAVRDYIDHIKSTVPFSLDGMRIGVDCANGAASSTAEQLFTELGATCCMISNHPNGVNVNNNCGSTHMENLMAFVRENGLDAGVAFDGDADRCLAVDDKGALVDGDFVMAICAADMKSRGKLAKDTAVGTIMTNMGFSRFCEANGLHFEATKVGDRYVLEKMQQEGYNFGGEQSGHVIFLDFATTGDGQLTAAQLLSILKRRQAKLSSLATLMTRFPQVLINVEVAADGKQRFAADEAVQQAVEAAKQKLGRDGRIIVRPSGTEPLLRVMVEGLDQTLIHTLAESVAQVLRERLA is encoded by the coding sequence ATGGGAAGACTTTTTGGTACAGACGGTGTGCGCGGCATTGCCAACAGCGAGCTGACCTGTGAGATGGCGCTGAAAATCGGCCGCGCGGCGGCTTTTGTTCTGACAGATTCCGGCAACCGCCACCCGAAAATCCTCATTGGAAAGGACACCCGCATTTCTTCGGATATGCTGGAGGCTTCCATCACAGCGGGTCTGTGCAGCGTCGGCGCGGATGTGGTGCAGCTGGGCGTGATTCCGACGCCGGCGGTTGCGTTTTTAGTCGGCAAGTACAAGGCGGACGCGGGCGTTATGCTGACCGCGAGCCACAACCCCTGTGAGTTTAATGGCATTAAAATTTTCTCCGGCGACGGCTACAAACTGCCGGATGCATTGGAAGATGAGATTGAAAGAATTGTTTTGGAAGGCAGCGAAACGCTGCCGATGCCAGTTGGCGGCGATATCGGCACCGTGACCGTGGCGCCCAATGCGGTACGCGATTACATTGACCATATTAAAAGTACGGTGCCCTTTTCTCTGGACGGTATGCGCATCGGCGTCGACTGCGCAAACGGTGCAGCCTCCAGCACAGCAGAGCAGCTTTTTACCGAACTCGGCGCCACGTGCTGCATGATTTCCAACCATCCCAACGGTGTCAATGTCAACAACAACTGCGGTTCCACACACATGGAAAACCTGATGGCATTCGTGCGGGAAAACGGTCTGGACGCGGGCGTTGCGTTTGACGGCGACGCGGACCGCTGCCTTGCGGTGGATGATAAAGGGGCGCTGGTTGACGGCGATTTTGTCATGGCTATCTGTGCGGCGGATATGAAATCCCGCGGCAAGCTGGCGAAGGACACGGCGGTCGGCACCATCATGACAAACATGGGCTTTTCCCGTTTCTGCGAAGCGAACGGTTTGCACTTTGAGGCCACCAAGGTCGGTGACCGCTATGTACTGGAAAAAATGCAGCAGGAGGGATACAACTTCGGCGGCGAGCAGAGCGGCCATGTGATTTTCCTCGACTTTGCAACCACCGGCGACGGCCAGCTGACCGCCGCGCAGCTGCTGTCGATTCTGAAGCGCCGGCAGGCGAAGCTGAGTTCGCTTGCCACGCTGATGACGCGTTTCCCGCAGGTGCTCATCAATGTGGAAGTCGCGGCGGACGGCAAGCAGCGTTTTGCAGCAGATGAAGCGGTGCAGCAGGCTGTGGAAGCGGCAAAGCAGAAGCTTGGCCGTGACGGCCGCATCATCGTGCGCCCTTCCGGTACCGAGCCGCTTCTGCGCGTGATGGTGGAAGGACTGGATCAAACCCTGATTCATACCTTAGCGGAGTCGGTCGCGCAGGTGCTGCGGGAGCGGTTGGCGTAA
- a CDS encoding energy-coupling factor transporter transmembrane component T family protein translates to MTRDVALGQYFPGESLLHRLDPRVKLTLTIAFIVYIFVASNFWGLGFLAAVTAGMMVCSGVPIQLYFRSMKGILFIVLFTAALNLFYGTGPVLVQIGFMQITMEGIRNSIFIAVRIVCLILFSSILTFTTSPTDLTDAMERLLSPLKALHIKVHEISMMMTIALRFVPTLLEETDKIMAAQKARGADMESGGLMQRIKALVPVLIPLFVSSFRRAYDLAMAMECRCYHGGEGRTKMKILHLQRIDFAAAFFGAAVLAVVILLNVTLPAVL, encoded by the coding sequence ATGACCAGAGATGTTGCGCTGGGGCAGTACTTTCCCGGTGAATCGCTGCTTCACCGACTGGACCCGCGTGTGAAGCTGACCCTGACGATTGCCTTCATTGTGTATATTTTTGTGGCGTCAAACTTCTGGGGGCTTGGCTTTTTGGCGGCCGTTACAGCCGGCATGATGGTTTGTTCCGGTGTACCGATTCAGCTGTACTTCCGCAGCATGAAGGGCATCCTTTTCATTGTGCTGTTCACAGCGGCGCTCAATCTTTTTTACGGCACCGGGCCGGTGCTGGTGCAGATTGGCTTTATGCAGATTACCATGGAGGGTATCCGAAACTCCATTTTTATCGCCGTGCGGATTGTGTGCCTGATTTTGTTCAGCTCCATTTTAACTTTTACCACCTCGCCCACCGACCTGACCGATGCGATGGAACGGCTGTTGTCCCCCTTGAAAGCGCTGCACATAAAGGTGCATGAAATTTCCATGATGATGACGATTGCGCTGCGCTTCGTGCCGACGCTGCTGGAAGAAACGGACAAAATCATGGCGGCACAGAAAGCCCGCGGCGCGGACATGGAGTCCGGCGGGCTGATGCAGCGCATTAAGGCGCTGGTGCCGGTGCTGATTCCGCTGTTTGTTTCCTCTTTCCGCCGCGCGTATGACCTGGCAATGGCGATGGAGTGCCGCTGCTACCACGGCGGCGAGGGGCGCACCAAGATGAAAATCCTGCATCTGCAGCGGATAGACTTTGCCGCGGCATTCTTTGGCGCGGCGGTGCTTGCGGTCGTCATTTTGCTGAATGTAACCCTGCCGGCGGTTTTGTAG
- a CDS encoding energy-coupling factor transporter ATPase translates to MEFIKAENVCFTYDEPDAEHPDAPVRAVLKGIDLSVQRGEFVALLGHNGSGKSTMAKMFNAMLTPISGKVYVDGIDTADEERAFDIRRRVGMVQQNPDNQLVASIVEEDVAFGPENLGIEPKEIRRRVDEALKAVEMYEYRTHAPYKLSGGQKQRVAIAGILAMQTDCIVLDEPTAMLDPRGRAEVMETIRRLNREKGITILLITHYMDEAVQAGRVIVMDSGKILTQGTPREVFAQVELLKRHKLDVPQATELAFRLSGAGCKLPPCVLTVEECVKALEPLLSGKGASA, encoded by the coding sequence ATGGAATTTATCAAAGCTGAAAATGTTTGCTTTACCTATGATGAACCGGACGCGGAACATCCGGATGCGCCGGTGCGCGCGGTGCTCAAGGGAATTGACCTGTCCGTGCAGCGGGGCGAGTTTGTCGCGCTGCTGGGGCACAACGGCTCCGGAAAGTCTACCATGGCAAAAATGTTTAACGCCATGCTGACGCCCATTTCCGGTAAAGTGTATGTGGACGGTATTGACACCGCGGATGAGGAACGTGCCTTTGACATCCGCCGCCGGGTGGGCATGGTGCAGCAGAATCCGGACAACCAACTGGTGGCATCCATTGTCGAGGAGGACGTTGCTTTCGGCCCGGAAAATCTGGGCATTGAGCCAAAGGAAATCCGCCGCCGGGTGGATGAAGCGCTGAAAGCGGTGGAAATGTACGAGTACCGCACGCACGCGCCATACAAGCTTTCCGGCGGGCAGAAGCAGCGCGTCGCCATTGCGGGTATTCTGGCAATGCAGACGGACTGCATCGTGCTGGACGAGCCGACCGCCATGCTGGACCCGCGCGGCCGCGCGGAAGTAATGGAAACCATTCGTCGACTGAACCGCGAAAAAGGGATTACCATTCTTTTAATTACCCATTATATGGATGAAGCGGTGCAGGCCGGACGCGTGATTGTCATGGACAGCGGAAAAATCCTGACACAGGGCACGCCGCGTGAAGTTTTTGCACAGGTAGAACTGCTGAAGCGGCACAAGCTGGACGTGCCGCAGGCGACAGAGTTGGCGTTTCGCCTGAGCGGCGCCGGCTGCAAGCTGCCGCCGTGTGTGCTGACGGTTGAGGAATGTGTGAAAGCACTGGAACCGCTGCTTTCCGGAAAGGGGGCCTCCGCGTGA
- a CDS encoding energy-coupling factor transporter ATPase: protein MNPLLEARNLCYTYGAGTPFEKKAVQNVSFQIAKGEFVGIIGHTGSGKSTMIQMLNGLIRPTSGQVLLSGRDIWEDPKKIRAVRFKVGMVFQYPEDQLFEETVLKDIAFGPRNMGLTEAEIEQRAHDAADFVGLPEELLSKSPFELSGGEKRRVAIAGVLAMDPDVLILDEPTAGLDPGGRDVLLSEIVSYHQKRGNTVLLVSHSMEDVARVADRVLVMNASVLQMFDTTEQVFSHGAELESIGLQVPQVTKIMLQLKADGYPVKPCLTLEQAVGQLLPLLQRGGDAV from the coding sequence GTGAACCCGCTTTTAGAGGCACGAAACCTTTGCTATACCTATGGTGCAGGTACCCCGTTTGAAAAGAAAGCAGTGCAAAACGTCAGCTTTCAGATTGCGAAGGGGGAGTTTGTCGGCATCATTGGTCACACCGGTTCCGGCAAAAGTACGATGATTCAAATGCTCAATGGCTTAATTCGCCCCACATCCGGGCAGGTGCTGCTTTCCGGGCGGGATATCTGGGAAGACCCCAAGAAAATCCGCGCGGTGCGGTTTAAGGTCGGCATGGTGTTCCAGTATCCGGAGGATCAGCTGTTTGAAGAAACCGTTTTAAAGGACATTGCTTTCGGCCCGCGCAATATGGGACTGACCGAGGCAGAAATTGAGCAGCGGGCACATGATGCGGCGGATTTTGTCGGGCTGCCGGAAGAGCTGCTTTCGAAAAGTCCGTTTGAGCTTTCCGGCGGTGAAAAACGCCGCGTCGCGATTGCGGGCGTGCTGGCGATGGACCCGGATGTGCTGATTCTGGATGAACCCACTGCGGGGCTGGACCCCGGCGGCCGTGATGTGCTGCTCAGCGAAATTGTGAGTTACCACCAGAAACGTGGCAATACCGTTCTTTTGGTTTCACACAGTATGGAGGACGTGGCGCGTGTTGCGGATCGTGTGTTGGTGATGAACGCTTCGGTGCTGCAGATGTTTGACACGACGGAGCAGGTCTTTTCTCACGGCGCGGAGCTGGAGTCCATCGGACTGCAGGTGCCGCAGGTGACAAAAATCATGCTGCAGCTGAAAGCGGATGGCTACCCGGTGAAGCCCTGCCTGACACTGGAGCAGGCAGTGGGGCAGCTGCTGCCGCTTTTGCAGCGGGGAGGTGACGCCGTATGA
- a CDS encoding DUF5711 family protein, with amino-acid sequence MHKFLRSAQRKGKRTPLPGELPPFGDSARRKDKRQRKKARRDGRPPKGIYAAIAVLLFCAVGMVLWVNRENLKPANISEWVQTQMLGLSKGSGFPVHLTDENVQPCNFIAANKELFLTSDTAVQAYNSSAKQLFSRKHSLSSAVMKVNGNRVLVYNLGGTGYRLESQLKTLVDSSTDGKLLGGAVCANGRFALLTEEDGYCGQLTVYQQNGQVAYQYSFSEYYPTAVAVNSDGTHAVVTAVGASGGALVSAVYELDFNSNQTVKPAATYADTTFLDVAYTSFGILAVGDTQTVALDSAGKTLGAYSYGDAQLAAWNLNSSTAVLGLLDFRNATASHLTAVNAQGKVQGSAKVDGSIVSVSQYADVMAVLSSGKVSAFTTSGKAVGSCSAGSNARAVALRSANQVFLLDVSEIRLETLRG; translated from the coding sequence ATGCATAAATTTTTGCGGAGCGCGCAGCGAAAGGGCAAGCGGACGCCTCTGCCGGGAGAGCTTCCGCCTTTCGGCGACTCCGCGCGCAGAAAGGACAAGCGGCAGCGCAAAAAGGCACGCCGGGACGGCCGACCGCCAAAGGGCATTTACGCTGCCATCGCGGTTTTGCTTTTCTGCGCGGTTGGCATGGTTCTTTGGGTGAACCGTGAAAATCTAAAGCCTGCCAATATTTCCGAGTGGGTGCAGACGCAGATGCTCGGCCTTAGCAAGGGCAGCGGCTTTCCGGTACACCTGACGGATGAAAATGTGCAGCCGTGCAATTTTATTGCGGCAAATAAGGAACTGTTTTTAACCAGCGACACTGCCGTGCAGGCATACAACAGTTCCGCGAAGCAGCTTTTTTCCCGCAAGCACAGCCTTTCCAGCGCGGTGATGAAGGTCAACGGAAACCGTGTGCTGGTTTATAATCTGGGCGGCACCGGTTATCGGCTGGAAAGCCAGCTCAAAACATTGGTGGACAGCAGCACAGACGGCAAGCTGTTGGGCGGGGCGGTCTGTGCGAACGGGCGATTTGCGCTGCTCACGGAGGAGGACGGCTACTGCGGTCAGTTGACCGTTTATCAGCAGAACGGTCAGGTGGCTTATCAATATTCGTTTTCAGAATATTATCCCACGGCGGTTGCCGTCAATTCGGACGGCACACACGCTGTGGTGACTGCGGTCGGCGCGAGCGGCGGTGCGCTTGTCAGCGCGGTGTACGAATTGGACTTTAACTCAAACCAAACGGTGAAGCCGGCTGCAACGTATGCAGATACCACTTTTTTGGATGTTGCCTACACCAGCTTCGGCATCCTTGCCGTGGGGGACACGCAGACGGTGGCGCTGGACAGCGCTGGCAAGACCTTGGGCGCGTACAGCTACGGGGATGCACAGCTCGCCGCGTGGAATTTAAACAGCAGTACAGCCGTGCTGGGTCTGCTGGACTTTCGCAATGCAACGGCCAGCCATTTGACTGCAGTGAACGCACAGGGCAAGGTGCAGGGCTCCGCAAAAGTGGATGGCTCGATTGTAAGCGTTTCCCAGTATGCGGATGTCATGGCCGTGCTGAGCAGCGGTAAGGTCAGCGCTTTTACCACATCGGGGAAGGCTGTTGGCAGCTGCAGCGCAGGCTCCAATGCGCGTGCGGTCGCGCTGCGCAGCGCAAATCAAGTGTTCCTGCTGGATGTGTCAGAAATCCGTCTGGAAACCCTGCGTGGATGA
- a CDS encoding CDP-alcohol phosphatidyltransferase family protein produces the protein MQIKNKNFNIPNALTVLRMILVIPFMICYLNGYVKTAVVVLVIAGLTDALDGFVARHFNQFTELGQVLDPISDKLTQGAVAISLAVRHPVLLPFLMIFVVKECIMLVAGGVLLKKGKKPCAAKWYGKLATVLFYVTFVTIMLMDMFRFYHAGTAAVMLLITAAFMILALVLYAREFFRILKSNDPEDQIDLAEMMDKKKRLKKE, from the coding sequence ATGCAAATCAAAAATAAGAATTTCAATATTCCCAATGCGCTGACGGTGCTGCGGATGATTCTGGTGATTCCGTTCATGATCTGCTATCTGAACGGATACGTGAAAACTGCCGTGGTGGTGCTGGTAATCGCTGGCCTGACGGATGCGCTCGACGGCTTTGTGGCGCGGCACTTTAACCAGTTCACGGAGCTGGGGCAGGTGCTGGACCCGATTTCCGACAAATTGACGCAGGGGGCGGTTGCCATCAGTCTGGCGGTGCGCCACCCGGTGCTGCTGCCGTTCCTGATGATTTTTGTTGTCAAGGAGTGCATTATGCTGGTGGCGGGTGGCGTCCTGCTGAAAAAGGGCAAAAAGCCCTGTGCGGCAAAGTGGTACGGCAAGCTGGCAACGGTGCTGTTTTATGTGACATTTGTTACCATTATGCTGATGGATATGTTTCGATTTTATCATGCGGGGACGGCGGCGGTGATGCTGCTGATTACCGCGGCATTCATGATTTTGGCGCTGGTTCTGTATGCGCGCGAGTTTTTTCGGATTCTGAAAAGCAACGACCCGGAAGACCAGATTGACCTTGCGGAAATGATGGATAAAAAGAAGCGCCTCAAAAAAGAATGA
- the ruvB gene encoding Holliday junction branch migration DNA helicase RuvB: MEYTEEDFDLENRMVAPEYTPNDEETENPLRPKRLDEYIGQEKVKENLAVFIEAAKQRKETLDHVLLYGPPGLGKTTLAGIIANELGVNLRITSGPAIERPGDLAALLTNLNAGDVLFIDEVHRLPRTVEEILYPAMEDYSIDIITGKGQMAASYHLPLPKFTLVGATTRAGQLSAPLRDRFGVVLRLEMYSPEELAQIVTRSAQILGIEIEADGALEIASRSRGTPRIANRMLKRVRDFAQVTSDGVIDYNAAKLGLDRMEVDELGLDANDRRMLTTMIQYYNGGPVGLDTLAAAIGEEAVTLEDVYEPYLMQIGFLARTPRGRVATKAAYLHLGLQPPAEEAPGQQRLF, from the coding sequence ATGGAGTATACCGAAGAAGACTTTGACTTGGAAAACCGGATGGTGGCGCCCGAATACACGCCAAATGACGAGGAAACCGAAAATCCTCTGCGCCCGAAGCGGCTGGATGAGTATATCGGGCAGGAAAAGGTAAAGGAAAATCTGGCGGTTTTCATTGAAGCGGCAAAGCAGCGCAAGGAAACGCTGGATCATGTGCTGCTGTACGGCCCGCCGGGACTGGGCAAAACCACGCTTGCGGGCATTATTGCAAACGAACTCGGCGTCAACCTGCGCATCACCTCCGGCCCGGCGATTGAGCGCCCGGGCGATTTGGCAGCGCTGCTGACTAACCTCAATGCGGGCGATGTGCTGTTTATTGATGAAGTGCACCGCCTGCCGCGCACAGTCGAGGAAATCCTGTATCCGGCCATGGAGGACTACTCCATTGATATTATCACCGGAAAGGGGCAGATGGCGGCAAGCTACCATCTGCCGCTGCCGAAATTTACGCTGGTGGGCGCGACCACCCGTGCGGGGCAGCTTTCCGCGCCGCTGCGCGACCGCTTCGGCGTGGTGCTGCGGCTGGAGATGTACTCCCCGGAGGAACTGGCGCAGATTGTGACGCGCTCGGCGCAGATACTCGGGATTGAGATTGAGGCGGACGGCGCCTTGGAAATCGCCTCCCGCAGCCGCGGAACGCCGCGTATTGCTAACCGGATGCTCAAACGTGTGCGCGACTTCGCACAGGTGACCAGTGACGGCGTTATTGACTACAACGCGGCGAAACTGGGACTTGACCGCATGGAAGTGGACGAATTGGGTCTGGATGCTAACGACCGTCGGATGCTGACCACGATGATTCAATATTACAACGGCGGGCCGGTCGGCCTGGATACCCTTGCCGCAGCCATTGGCGAAGAAGCGGTGACGCTGGAGGATGTGTATGAGCCGTACCTGATGCAGATCGGCTTTTTGGCACGCACGCCGCGCGGGCGGGTTGCAACCAAAGCAGCGTACCTGCACCTCGGTCTGCAGCCGCCGGCAGAGGAAGCGCCGGGGCAGCAGCGGCTTTTTTAG
- a CDS encoding CvpA family protein, whose protein sequence is MGIAVDVVLLVILIACVAAGAHKGAVRTLAGLAGVVAAVLLSPRLGTWLAGVLPWVKQENHYAGSVLYTVLAFLLILFAAWLLGRLLNTVCRLPVLHGINRVFGGIFGGVKGVLLVLLLCALLRLSLPLLAVKYPDKIQLSSFDDSVVLQLQEAPVSAASSGSKSAGADIRQKTQTFLAKLPEQIRNPVYAWYDKLLRGDVQAHANQK, encoded by the coding sequence ATGGGAATTGCGGTTGATGTGGTGCTGCTGGTGATTTTGATTGCCTGCGTGGCTGCGGGCGCACATAAGGGAGCAGTGCGGACTTTGGCGGGGCTTGCCGGTGTGGTGGCTGCCGTGCTGCTCTCTCCGCGCTTGGGTACCTGGCTTGCGGGCGTGCTGCCGTGGGTCAAGCAGGAAAATCATTATGCGGGCAGCGTGCTTTACACGGTGCTGGCGTTCCTTCTGATTCTGTTTGCGGCGTGGCTTTTGGGGCGACTGCTCAACACCGTGTGTCGGCTGCCGGTTCTGCATGGCATCAATCGGGTGTTCGGCGGCATTTTCGGCGGTGTGAAGGGGGTTCTGCTGGTTTTGCTGCTGTGTGCGCTGCTGCGGCTCTCTTTGCCGCTGTTGGCGGTCAAATATCCCGATAAAATCCAGCTTTCCAGCTTTGACGACTCGGTCGTTCTTCAACTGCAGGAAGCGCCGGTTTCGGCGGCCTCTTCCGGAAGCAAGTCTGCCGGTGCTGACATTCGCCAAAAAACGCAGACTTTTTTGGCGAAGCTGCCGGAGCAGATTCGGAACCCTGTATATGCATGGTATGACAAACTGCTGAGAGGGGATGTGCAGGCGCATGCAAATCAAAAATAA